A genomic stretch from Malus domestica chromosome 15, GDT2T_hap1 includes:
- the LOC139191734 gene encoding uncharacterized protein: protein MAQYQASCATADAEMNTEEAKFANSLIQYQHHAESSHRGYVTGRSFVQHDREKCHDRMMKDYFIERLRYSHDFRRRFQMRRELFESILNIVIHHDYYFARKIEVVGQQSLSPHHKLTSTFWILANGCSADLTDEYCLLADSTTIENLKRFCKAIEAIYGTIYLCKPNREDLKRLLHKADKRDFPDMIGSLDCMH from the coding sequence ATGGCACAATACCAAGCAAGTTGTGCAACTGCTGATGCAGAAATGAACACAGAAGAAGCCAAATTTGCAAACTCGCTTATTCAATATCAGCACCATGCCGAATCTAGCCATCGTGGTTATGTCACGGGGCGTTCATTTGTGCAGCATGATAGAGAAAAGTGTCATGACCGGATGATGAAAGATTATTTCATCGAACGTCTGAGATATTCTCATGATTTTCGAAGGCGGTTTCAGATGAGGAGAGAGCTTTTTGAAAGCATCTTAAACATAGTTATCCATCATGACTACTACTTTGCAAGGAAGATAGAGGTCGTAGGCCAACAAAGCCTATCACCTCATCATAAGCTCACATCTACATTTTGGATACTAGCTAATGGGTGCTCTGCAGACTTAACTGACGAGTATTGCCTACTTGCAGATAGTACTACTATTGAGAACCTAAAGCGCTTCTGTAAGGCAATTGAAGCCATATATGGAACTAtatacctctgcaagccaaatCGTGAAGACTTGAAGCGGCTTCTACACAAGGCAGACAAAAGAGATTTCCCTGACATGATAGGAAGTCTCGATTGTATGCATTAG
- the LOC139191736 gene encoding uncharacterized protein: protein MKDVKKAFGILQARWVIVKEVARLWHTENLHSIMMTCIILHNMIVEDEYVEIEEDSDEDVDDDQLTYARAMAIDVEYLAATTYETRQDRVTLSEYMRRLNRIQAPQGHYTLHKDLVKHIWRQEGER, encoded by the coding sequence ATGAAAGATGTGAAGAAAGCGTTCGGGATCCTACAAGCTCGATGGGTCATTGTTAAAGAGGTTGCACGACTTTGGCATACCGAAAACCTCCATtcaatcatgatgacgtgcataattttgcacaacatgattgtggaagatgaatATGTCGAAATTGAGGAAGATTCAGATGAAGATGTGGATGATGACCAACTAACATATGCTAGAGCTATGGCAATAGATGTTGAATATCTCGCTGCAACCACATACGAGACCCGACAGGATAGGGTCACACTAAGTGAGTATATGAGACGTTTAAATAGAATTCAAGCTCCTCAAGGTCATTACACACTCCACAAGGATTTGGTTAAGCATATATGGCGCCAAGAAGGAGAACGTTGA